In the Magnolia sinica isolate HGM2019 chromosome 15, MsV1, whole genome shotgun sequence genome, one interval contains:
- the LOC131227768 gene encoding gibberellic acid methyltransferase 2, whose translation MDPPKLMPISCIKESMEFKPMKDECQTWTWTGDLHRILCMQGGDDDGSYAKNSEAPASAITLSKPLLIQAIHSMKLFEGEASLRIADLGCATGYNTLATIELLVESLRRRYDKECGCVPEFEAFFSDLPSNDFNSLFRSLPTLHDSKKQHYYAAGVPGSFYYRLFPKGKLHMAVSLSALHWLSQIPEVVLDKRSPAWNKGRAWIDGAKKEVVEAYAKQSEEDLMAFLRCRREEIVVGGVLFILMAGRQGSQPPENQLGDPDSRAKHPFTSSMDQAWEDLLNEGLIDEELRDTFNIPAYMRSTDEVKVAFDLCTGFEIQTLEYQRILEHSKEKQEEWIKDPVSYGRAKANLVRATLKPIVEAYLGPKLSDELFKRFERRASADMEMLHKTCFYGVIVVCAIRK comes from the exons ATGGATCCTCCAAAGCTAATGCCTATTTCTTGTATCAAAGAGAGCATGGAGTTCAAACCCATGAAGGATGAGTGCCAAACATGGACATGGACAGGAGATCTCCACAGAATACTATGTATGCAAGGTGGAGACGACGACGGTAGCTACGCCAAGAACTCTGAGGCCCCCGCTTCGGCAATCACCCTATCCAAGCCTTTGCTCATACAAGCTATTCATTCAATGAAGCTTTTTGAGGGTGAAGCATCACTTCGTATAGCTGACCTGGGGTGTGCTACTGGGTACAATACATTGGCCACCATTGAATTGTTGGTCGAGAGCTTAAGGCGACGTTATGACAAGGAGTGTGGCTGTGTGCCCGAATTTGAGGCCTTCTTCTCTGATCTCCCATCAAATGATTTCAATTCACTCTTCCGCTCATTGCCGACATTACATGATAGCAAGAAGCAACATTACTACGCAGCAGGCGTTCCCGGTTCCTTCTACTATAGGCTCTTTCCTAAGGGGAAGCTTCACATGGCAGTGAGCCTAAGCGCCTTACATTGGCTGTCTCAG ATACCAGAGGTGGTTTTGGACAAGAGATCACCAGCATGGAACAAAGGGAGGGCCTGGATTGACGGAGCGAAGAAGGAGGTGGTGGAAGCTTACGCCAAGCAATCAGAAGAGGATCTGATGGCCTTCTTACGATGCCGGAGGGAGGAGATTGTGGTGGGTGGAGTGCTGTTCATATTGATGGCGGGGCGGCAGGGATCGCAACCACCAGAGAACCAGTTGGGAGACCCTGATTCAAGGGCCAAGCATCCCTTCACCAGCTCCATGGATCAAGCATGGGAAGACCTATTAAATGAG GGATTGATCGATGAGGAGCTGAGGGACACATTCAACATCCCAGCGTACATGAGAAGTACGGACGAAGTAAAGGTGGCTTTCGATCTATGTACTGGGTTTGAGATCCAGACATTAGAGTACCAAAGAATCCTTGAGCATTCAAAGGAGAAGCAAGAGGAGTGGATCAAGGATCCAGTGTCCTATGGAAGAGCTAAAGCAAACCTGGTCAGAGCGACTCTCAAACCGATCGTGGAGGCCTACCTGGGGCCCAAGCTCTCGGACGAGCTGTTCAAGCGATTCGAAAGGAGGGCGTCAGCAGACATGGAAATGCTCCACAAGACTTGCTTTTATGGTGTGATTGTTGTGTGCGCAATTAGGAAATGA